A single region of the Leptolyngbya subtilissima AS-A7 genome encodes:
- the scpB gene encoding SMC-Scp complex subunit ScpB produces MPGLATTIEAILYLKGQPLDIAKLAELARCDREDVEEGLIELMNDYAHRDGALEIIETVDGYCLQLKERYRFLVDLLIPIDLGVGALRTLAAIALKGPISQTDLVDLRGSGVYQHVPELVAQGFVRKRRQAEGRSSLVQVTDKFYQHFEIDALPQLRPKGSTAALPDAGSDDGDEPEFEPEIDEAS; encoded by the coding sequence ATGCCTGGTCTAGCCACCACCATTGAAGCGATTTTGTACCTCAAAGGACAGCCCCTCGACATTGCCAAGCTAGCCGAGCTAGCCCGCTGCGATCGCGAAGACGTCGAAGAAGGGCTGATCGAGCTGATGAACGACTATGCCCACCGCGACGGGGCCTTAGAAATCATTGAAACCGTCGATGGCTACTGCCTTCAGCTCAAAGAGCGCTATCGGTTTTTAGTGGATTTGCTAATTCCCATCGATCTAGGCGTGGGGGCACTGCGAACACTGGCGGCGATCGCCCTCAAAGGCCCCATCAGCCAAACCGACCTCGTCGATCTTCGCGGTTCTGGCGTCTACCAGCACGTGCCAGAACTCGTGGCCCAGGGCTTTGTGCGCAAGCGTCGTCAAGCCGAAGGGCGATCGTCTTTAGTGCAGGTTACCGACAAGTTTTACCAACATTTTGAAATTGACGCCCTGCCCCAGCTGCGGCCTAAAGGATCAACCGCCGCCTTGCCAGATGCAGGCTCTGACGATGGCGATGAACCCGAGTTTGAGCCCGAGATCGATGAAGCCTCGTAG
- a CDS encoding DUF760 domain-containing protein gives MVFNPEDAEFISMSANSDHPNELLKYLQHQSPEVLTRVAQAVSGEIKQIIAHNVQGLVGVLPGDGFNVQVTTDRENLAGLLASAMMTGYFLRQMEQRMELEHTVSGSLFGADFGSDDLDFDD, from the coding sequence ATGGTATTTAACCCTGAAGACGCTGAATTCATTAGCATGTCGGCCAATAGCGACCACCCCAATGAGTTGCTTAAATATCTTCAGCACCAGTCCCCAGAGGTGCTGACTCGGGTGGCCCAGGCAGTCAGCGGTGAAATCAAGCAGATTATTGCCCACAATGTGCAGGGGTTGGTCGGTGTGCTGCCAGGAGACGGGTTTAACGTCCAAGTCACCACCGATCGCGAAAATCTAGCCGGGCTGCTCGCCTCCGCCATGATGACGGGCTACTTTCTCCGCCAGATGGAGCAGCGCATGGAGCTAGAGCACACCGTATCAGGTTCCCTCTTTGGGGCTGACTTCGGCTCTGACGATCTCGACTTTGACGATTAG
- a CDS encoding nucleotidyltransferase family protein, producing the protein MSTSLPTIGLIPAAGQGTRISPLPMSKELFPIGFRMLTNQAGPRPKVVCHYLLEKMRRAGVEQAFFILRPGKWDIPNFLGDGADLGMHLSYLTVHVPFGVPFSLNQAYPFLRGATVVLGFPDILFEPENAYQVLLERLHSGTADVVLGLFPTDQPGKVGVVDFDESGVVRGIYEKSSLTHLPYMWAIAAWRPSFSDFLHGFVRDRQQALIGSQIPQHLTILPPYAEVPIGDVMQVALASGLRIEAQPFAQGGYLDIGTPENLAKAIQQYPFPVG; encoded by the coding sequence ATGTCTACGTCGCTACCAACCATTGGTCTAATCCCCGCCGCAGGGCAGGGCACGCGCATTTCACCCCTGCCGATGAGCAAAGAATTGTTTCCAATCGGTTTTCGCATGCTAACGAATCAGGCAGGGCCTCGCCCCAAGGTGGTGTGCCACTATTTGCTGGAAAAAATGCGGCGGGCCGGGGTGGAGCAGGCGTTTTTCATTCTGCGACCCGGTAAGTGGGATATCCCCAACTTTTTGGGCGACGGAGCCGATTTGGGGATGCACCTGAGCTATCTGACCGTGCATGTGCCTTTTGGGGTGCCCTTTAGTCTCAACCAGGCCTACCCTTTTCTGCGCGGAGCGACGGTGGTGCTCGGCTTTCCAGATATTCTATTTGAGCCGGAGAATGCCTACCAAGTTTTGCTGGAGCGGCTGCACAGCGGCACAGCGGATGTGGTGCTGGGCCTGTTTCCCACCGATCAGCCGGGGAAGGTGGGGGTGGTCGATTTTGACGAGAGCGGAGTAGTGCGGGGCATTTACGAGAAGTCTAGCCTGACTCATCTGCCCTATATGTGGGCGATCGCCGCCTGGCGGCCCAGCTTCTCAGACTTTTTGCACGGGTTTGTGCGCGATCGCCAGCAGGCTTTGATCGGCAGCCAAATTCCTCAGCACCTCACAATTTTGCCACCCTACGCTGAAGTTCCCATTGGGGATGTTATGCAGGTGGCATTGGCATCAGGGTTGCGGATAGAGGCCCAGCCTTTTGCCCAGGGCGGCTATCTAGATATTGGCACCCCAGAAAACCTGGCTAAAGCTATTCAGCAGTATCCGTTTCCGGTGGGTTAG
- a CDS encoding alpha/beta hydrolase yields the protein MQQFWQAVNQLSSLSLALGQRFGQSATALALVATSMTGLAITAPQASAAEDIQITYGSLDAPPISVSDLESFATTGIPSRDLQLLLNVLRIEEDQARQALTQNVLVEVDTLREMSDTFAGQLFWRLLATTVTFSDNDTPGWELLRSAVLDTADTGQLTLIDVLRTIEATTLQVDGRRVMAIASQINLERAGSLASILLGK from the coding sequence ATGCAACAATTCTGGCAGGCCGTTAATCAACTGTCTTCACTGTCCCTAGCGCTAGGGCAGCGCTTTGGGCAAAGTGCCACTGCGCTGGCTCTAGTGGCGACCTCTATGACCGGGCTGGCCATAACCGCACCTCAAGCCAGTGCGGCAGAAGATATTCAAATTACCTACGGGTCACTAGACGCGCCGCCCATTTCGGTCAGCGATTTAGAATCCTTCGCCACTACAGGGATTCCTAGCCGCGACCTACAGCTGCTGCTCAATGTGCTCCGCATTGAGGAAGACCAAGCTCGCCAGGCGCTGACCCAGAACGTGCTGGTAGAGGTAGATACCCTGCGAGAAATGTCGGATACCTTTGCCGGGCAGCTTTTCTGGCGGCTACTGGCCACGACCGTCACTTTTTCTGACAACGACACCCCTGGGTGGGAGCTACTGCGCAGCGCCGTTTTAGATACGGCTGATACCGGCCAGCTCACCCTGATCGACGTACTTCGCACCATTGAGGCGACGACGCTACAGGTTGACGGTCGGCGAGTGATGGCGATCGCATCTCAAATTAATCTCGAAAGAGCAGGTAGCTTAGCATCCATACTGCTGGGCAAGTAG
- the bchL gene encoding ferredoxin:protochlorophyllide reductase (ATP-dependent) iron-sulfur ATP-binding protein, whose translation MDHQTLKLSVYGKGGIGKSTTSCNISVALAKRGRKVLQIGCDPKHDSTFTLTGFLIPTIIDTLQEKDFHYENVWADDVIYKGYGGVHCVEAGGPPAGAGCGGYVVGETVKLLKELNAFDEYDVILFDVLGDVVCGGFAAPLNYSDYCLIVTDNGFDALFAANRIAASVREKARTHPLRLAGLIGNRTSKRDLIDKYIEHVPMPVLEILPLIEDIRISRVKGKTVFEMAETDPALDPVCQYYLNIADQILARPEGVVPKDAADRELFSLLSDFYLNPPEGAPQQEKEEMDLMMV comes from the coding sequence ATGGATCACCAGACATTAAAGCTTTCTGTGTATGGGAAAGGGGGCATTGGTAAGTCCACCACCAGCTGCAACATCTCGGTGGCCCTGGCCAAGCGGGGCCGCAAAGTCTTGCAGATTGGCTGCGACCCCAAGCACGACAGCACCTTTACCCTGACCGGGTTTCTGATTCCCACCATCATTGATACCCTGCAAGAAAAGGACTTCCACTACGAAAACGTGTGGGCCGACGATGTGATCTATAAGGGCTACGGCGGCGTGCACTGCGTTGAGGCAGGCGGTCCTCCCGCTGGTGCAGGCTGTGGCGGCTACGTGGTAGGCGAAACCGTGAAGCTGTTGAAGGAACTCAACGCCTTCGACGAGTACGACGTGATTCTCTTCGATGTGCTGGGTGACGTGGTCTGCGGCGGCTTTGCGGCCCCGCTCAACTATTCTGACTACTGCCTGATCGTGACTGACAACGGTTTTGACGCGCTGTTTGCCGCCAACCGCATTGCCGCCTCAGTGCGCGAAAAAGCCCGCACTCACCCCCTGCGCCTAGCAGGGCTGATCGGCAACCGCACCTCAAAGCGCGACCTGATCGATAAGTACATCGAGCACGTGCCCATGCCGGTGCTGGAGATTTTGCCCCTGATCGAAGACATTCGCATCTCGCGGGTGAAGGGCAAGACGGTGTTTGAAATGGCCGAAACCGACCCCGCGCTAGATCCGGTCTGTCAGTACTACCTGAACATTGCCGACCAGATCTTGGCCCGTCCCGAAGGCGTAGTGCCTAAGGATGCTGCCGATCGCGAGCTGTTTAGCCTGCTGTCTGACTTCTATCTGAATCCGCCTGAGGGTGCACCTCAGCAAGAGAAGGAGGAGATGGATCTGATGATGGTTTAG
- a CDS encoding DUF5331 domain-containing protein, with protein sequence MAFFENFTQVIRQKWLDYVQSNRAWLTLQMQQTSVRTPDGGRRPSSFLVLGVVNALEPKLSNLMVPFYKLNSDEDALVEVLGLNFDPEMVLDNPDHTQTIEANDEQPLLPDSPDM encoded by the coding sequence ATGGCCTTTTTCGAGAACTTTACCCAAGTCATTCGCCAAAAGTGGTTAGATTACGTGCAATCTAACCGAGCCTGGTTGACGCTGCAAATGCAGCAGACCTCAGTGCGGACCCCCGATGGCGGTCGCCGACCATCCTCCTTTTTGGTGCTGGGGGTGGTGAATGCTCTAGAACCCAAGCTGTCGAACTTGATGGTGCCCTTCTACAAGCTCAACTCTGACGAGGACGCGCTGGTAGAAGTGCTGGGGCTCAACTTTGACCCCGAGATGGTGTTAGATAACCCTGATCACACCCAAACCATCGAGGCCAACGATGAGCAACCGCTGTTGCCCGATAGCCCAGATATGTAA
- a CDS encoding DUF5331 domain-containing protein, whose translation MNSKQLRRSLKIKWLTYYRDNREWIDKLGIWVTSNGQRRPSSGFILGALATLEPDLTNLLPLVVDLSSNPDRIISALGLDISPMKELAALEKAHKMLPSSAQAEVSLASAELLTIDAPPPLSPAYDDEACSGAGGREDDRPRP comes from the coding sequence GTGAACAGCAAACAACTGCGGCGATCGCTCAAAATCAAGTGGTTAACCTACTACCGCGACAACCGCGAGTGGATCGACAAATTGGGTATATGGGTAACAAGTAACGGGCAGCGGCGACCCTCGTCGGGCTTTATCTTGGGAGCATTGGCCACCCTAGAGCCTGACCTGACCAACCTGCTACCCCTGGTGGTGGATTTAAGCAGCAACCCCGATCGCATTATTTCTGCCCTGGGTTTAGATATCAGCCCGATGAAGGAGCTAGCAGCGCTAGAAAAGGCACACAAGATGTTGCCCAGTAGCGCTCAGGCCGAGGTTTCTCTAGCTTCAGCCGAGCTATTGACCATCGACGCTCCGCCACCGCTCTCCCCCGCCTACGACGACGAAGCCTGCTCAGGTGCAGGCGGCAGGGAGGATGATCGACCCAGGCCATAA
- a CDS encoding ferredoxin:protochlorophyllide reductase (ATP-dependent) subunit N yields the protein MTLAQAQPQPSALEFDCDTGNYHTFCPISCVAWLYQKIEDSFFLVIGTKTCGYFLQNAMGVMIFAEPRYAMAELEEADISAQLNDYEELKRLCESIKRDRNPSVIVWIGTCTTEIIKMDLEGLAPRLEAEIGIPIVVARANGLDYAFTQGEDTVLAAMAQRCPTVEEAAAKQPAVAKEEAKGGGIQKLLGLGRKKEDEVVVAEESEYHDHPPLVLFGSVPDPIVTQMTLELKKQGIKVDGWLPAKLYTDLPVVDEGYYVAGINPFLSRTATTLMRRRKCKLIGAPFPIGPDGTRAWIEKICSVFNIEPQGMEEREAKIWESVEDYLEIIRGKSVYFMGDNLLEISLARFLTRCGMTVQEIGIPYMDKRYQAAELALLEKTCNEMGTPLPKITEKPDNYNQIQRIQELHPDLVITGMAHANPLEARGINTKWSVEFTFAQIHGFGNTRDILELVTRPLRRNNNLKDLGWEKLVKEEANV from the coding sequence ATGACCCTGGCCCAAGCTCAACCCCAACCCTCCGCTCTAGAATTTGACTGCGACACCGGCAACTACCACACTTTTTGCCCGATCAGCTGTGTGGCGTGGCTGTACCAAAAGATTGAAGACAGCTTTTTCTTAGTTATTGGCACCAAGACCTGCGGCTACTTTTTGCAGAATGCCATGGGGGTGATGATTTTCGCCGAACCCCGCTACGCTATGGCTGAGCTAGAGGAGGCTGATATCTCGGCCCAGCTCAACGATTACGAAGAACTGAAGCGGCTGTGTGAGAGCATTAAGCGCGATCGCAACCCCTCAGTGATCGTCTGGATTGGCACCTGCACCACCGAGATCATCAAGATGGATCTCGAAGGGCTGGCCCCCCGCCTCGAAGCCGAAATCGGCATTCCCATCGTCGTCGCTCGCGCCAACGGCCTCGACTACGCTTTTACCCAGGGCGAAGATACCGTGCTGGCCGCCATGGCTCAGCGCTGCCCCACTGTTGAAGAAGCTGCCGCCAAGCAGCCCGCAGTAGCTAAGGAAGAGGCGAAGGGCGGCGGCATCCAAAAGCTGCTGGGCCTAGGCCGCAAGAAAGAAGACGAAGTAGTGGTAGCTGAAGAAAGCGAATACCACGACCACCCGCCTCTAGTGCTGTTTGGCTCGGTGCCTGACCCCATCGTCACCCAGATGACCCTGGAACTCAAAAAGCAGGGCATTAAAGTTGATGGCTGGCTGCCCGCCAAGCTCTACACCGACCTGCCCGTGGTTGACGAAGGCTATTACGTTGCTGGCATCAACCCTTTCCTCTCGCGCACCGCTACTACGCTGATGCGCCGCCGCAAGTGCAAACTGATCGGCGCACCATTCCCCATCGGCCCCGACGGCACCCGCGCCTGGATTGAGAAGATCTGCTCCGTCTTCAACATCGAGCCCCAGGGCATGGAGGAGCGCGAAGCAAAAATCTGGGAATCGGTAGAAGACTACCTGGAAATCATTCGCGGCAAGTCAGTCTACTTCATGGGCGACAACCTGCTCGAAATCTCCCTGGCTCGCTTTCTCACCCGTTGCGGCATGACGGTGCAGGAAATCGGCATCCCTTACATGGATAAGCGCTACCAGGCGGCGGAGCTGGCCCTGCTAGAGAAAACCTGTAACGAAATGGGCACACCGTTGCCCAAAATCACCGAAAAGCCCGACAACTACAACCAGATTCAGCGCATTCAAGAGCTGCATCCTGACCTAGTGATCACCGGCATGGCCCACGCCAACCCGCTGGAGGCGCGCGGCATCAACACCAAGTGGTCGGTGGAGTTTACCTTCGCCCAAATCCACGGCTTTGGCAACACCCGCGACATTCTAGAGCTAGTGACGCGGCCCCTCCGCCGCAACAACAACCTCAAAGACCTCGGCTGGGAGAAGCTAGTTAAGGAAGAAGCGAACGTGTAG